AGCGGGATTACATCTGCGAGGTTGTGGAAGCCGCTATCGATGCGGGCGCTTCGACGGTCAATATTCCCGACACGGTCGGATATTCCAATCCTTGGGAATACGGCGCGTTGATCGAATATATCTTCGAAAAAGTTCCCAATGTCGGCCAGGCGATTATCAGCGTCCATTGCCATAACGATTTGGGATTGGCCGTAGCCAACTCGCTGGCCGCCGTGCGCATGGGCGCCCGCCAGATCGAATGCACCATCAACGGCATCGGCGAACGGGCGGGCAACGCTTCGCTGGAAGAAGTGGTGATGAACATCAAAACGCGCCGCGACTTTTTCTCGTTCCATACGGACATCCGCACGGAGCAGATTTATCCCGCCAGCCGCCTGTTGACGCGATTCACCGGCATCCCCGTTCAGCCCAACAAAGCCATCGTCGGCGCCAATGCGTTCGCGCATGAGGCGGGCATCCATCAGGACGGCGTTTTGAAGGAGCGCACCACCTACGAAATTATGTCTCCCCAATCGGTGGGTTGGAGCGGCAGTTCTATGGTTTTGGGCAAGCATTCAGGCCGCCACGCCTTCGTCACCCGCATGAAGGAATTGGGTTTCTCTCTCGATGACGCGGCGCTGGAAAAAGCCTTTGCGGCGTTTAAGGATTTGGCGGATTTGAAGAAAACCGTTTTCGACGAAGATTTGATCGTCATCGTCGACGAACAATCGCGCGCTTCCGACTACGCCCGCTACGCCCTCGACGACTTTTCCATCAGCATCGGCCAAGATAAAAAGCCCAAGGCTTCCGTGCGTCTGCGTTCCAACGGCGACATTCTGGAAGGCAGCGGAACCGGCGACGGCGCGTTGGATGCGGTCTTTTCCGTCATTAAGAATCTAACAAACATGGAAGACGCCGTGCTGGTGGATTACCACGTCGGCGCCGTCACGCGGGGAACCGACGCCCTCGGTTCGGCGAACATCACCATCAACTCAGGCGGACGCGAAGCCGTCGGCCGCGGCGCCGATACCGACGTGATCCGCGCCAGCATCCAAGCGTTCATTAACGCCATCAACCGCCTCTGCGGCGATATCGCCGCCCAGAAGGGCGGTAAAGAACCGAATCCGTAAGATGGAATAAAATGAAAAACGAAGGAAGAGAGCCGCTTACCCCAGCGGCTCTCTTTTTGCATAGAGACTACAAATTCACTTCATACGCCGTAAACAACAAACTTCCATGAACGTCCTTATGCGCCGTTTCCCTTCCTCCAGGATACGATTGCCGCAAGCGAGAGACGTAGCGGTTGTTGGCTTTGATGAGCATAAAGATAACCGGACCGCGACGGGAGATTTTTCTCGTTAAAAATTCTTCTGGATTGGGAACGTTTTCGCCTTTCGCTTCCGGAGCCAGGAAGCGGATGTTTCCGTATTCGAAATAGAAATAGGGCATCCCGAAGAAATACGTATACGCCGTGGGTCCCGCCTTATGCAGAAACCGCGCGGCGCGGGTGGAATCTTCCAAATATTGAGGCTCCGCCATGATCTGGTGGAAATATCGGTGCGCGCTTGCAATCAAAAGCAAAGACGCCGCTCCAACCAAGAGAACGTTGCGTCCATACGCCGAAAGCTGCAGTGCGGCGCTTAAGCGCTCGACGGCGCCATAGGCCATCGGCGCCGCGATGAGAATTAGATATGGAATAACTCCGATTAGCCGCTGGTAGGATGGAGGATTGTTGGTCAACGCCGATCCGGCGAGCAGATTGACGATCGTCCAAAATAACAATAAAACTGCCGCTGGCTTTGGAATTTTTATAAATAAAAAGAGGCAGCCAGCGGTGAAGAAAATAGCGTGAGCCGGGTCCAACATGCCTCCGTAAAGTTTGTTGACGAGATAGGGGCTGCTGTCGGGAACGCTGATCGGCGCAAATAGGCTGAGTTCGATTTGATCGTGGACGATTTTCAAGGCGGGCGTTCCTGGCGGATAGCGCTTCAACAAAAAATCCCGCCCTGTCTTTCCTAGAGCGCTGACGCTGTCGGCGCGGGAATAAACCGTGTAGGGATTGTTGAGATAATTGCCAATCAACGGCGCCGCCGCCGTTGCGAGCGCCAACAGATAAGCCGCCAATCCCCAAAGCGCAAAACGGAGGGGAATGATTCTCGTCAGCGTCAACAGCAGCAGCGAGGCCAATACTAGCGGCGGCAGCAACTGCGTTGCTTGGTAAGACAACAAACCGATGGCCGAGACGATTCCGGCGAAGATCATGGCCCGCAGTTCTTTTTCCTGGATGGCGCGAATAAAGAAATACATAGCCGTAGCGGTGAAGAATACCGTTTGGTTGTACCCCGTGCCCATGCGGGAAAAATGGACGATAAAAGAGGACGAGGCGAACATCAACGCCGCCAGCGCCGCCGCTTTGGGAAGCAGAAAACGCCGCGCCAACAAATAGAAAACAGGAACGCAGGCAACGCCGATCATAGCGCCGGTCATTCTCATTCCCAACAAATTGTCGCCGAAAAGCCACATGCCCCATGCTGGAATAAGGAAGAAAAGATTGGGGATATGATACCAGCCCGGATAGAAGAGATTCCACTGGCCGGAATTCCGCGTCTGGAGGCCATATAGCGCCGTTTCCGCTTCGTCGCCGTGGACGTCGGTGGGATAGGAAGTCGAGGCGATTCCATATAAACAGACGGCGATAAGGACGGCAATTAAGGCGCCGGTATTGGCCCACGGCGCCGATTGCGCTTTTTTCGAAGATGCGTCCTCCTCCGCTGTTTCCCATGGCGCCGTTGGTTTCGAAGGGAATGGAAAAGCGAAAGGAAGCGAAGCGATCCGCCAAGAGAAAAAATCGCCGCCGTCTTTTTTTCTTTTGGGGAACAAAGGATACAACAAAAAATAAAGACTCGTTCCCCAGGCGATCATGGGCGCATACCAAGGGATGCGAATTCCGGCTATCGTTGTATGCCCTAAATAATAGGTTTGCAAGAAAACTGACGCCGCCCCCGCCGCGAGGATGAGAGCGATCCTTGCAGGCCGATAAGGAAACGAAAAAGGCGTCTCCTTTTTCCAGCGTTCTACGGCCAGCAGCGAGCGTCCGCCTTCCTTAGCCGACAGAATGGCGAGCAGCCCAGAGGCTAGCCAAAAACCGATGGATGGAATATGGGGATCGCGTCCCGCCGCTAATGTTTGTTCCTTCCATGCGGCGGCGAAGGCAATAAGACAGGCGA
This window of the Candidatus Omnitrophota bacterium genome carries:
- a CDS encoding 2-isopropylmalate synthase, with protein sequence MSDKIIIFDTTLRDGEQSPGFSMNLQEKLEFAFQLKRLGVDVIEAGFPISSIGDFESVKAIAQQVDGPQICGLARAMDKDIDRCWEAVQHSKNPRIHTFIATSSVHVEKKLKKTRQEVRDIAVNAVKRAKQYTDNVEFSTEDAARTERDYICEVVEAAIDAGASTVNIPDTVGYSNPWEYGALIEYIFEKVPNVGQAIISVHCHNDLGLAVANSLAAVRMGARQIECTINGIGERAGNASLEEVVMNIKTRRDFFSFHTDIRTEQIYPASRLLTRFTGIPVQPNKAIVGANAFAHEAGIHQDGVLKERTTYEIMSPQSVGWSGSSMVLGKHSGRHAFVTRMKELGFSLDDAALEKAFAAFKDLADLKKTVFDEDLIVIVDEQSRASDYARYALDDFSISIGQDKKPKASVRLRSNGDILEGSGTGDGALDAVFSVIKNLTNMEDAVLVDYHVGAVTRGTDALGSANITINSGGREAVGRGADTDVIRASIQAFINAINRLCGDIAAQKGGKEPNP
- a CDS encoding glycosyltransferase family 39 protein, producing MLSNSYFLLFAALLGGSIAFYHERIRKRPAKLSILIACLIAFAAAWKEQTLAAGRDPHIPSIGFWLASGLLAILSAKEGGRSLLAVERWKKETPFSFPYRPARIALILAAGAASVFLQTYYLGHTTIAGIRIPWYAPMIAWGTSLYFLLYPLFPKRKKDGGDFFSWRIASLPFAFPFPSKPTAPWETAEEDASSKKAQSAPWANTGALIAVLIAVCLYGIASTSYPTDVHGDEAETALYGLQTRNSGQWNLFYPGWYHIPNLFFLIPAWGMWLFGDNLLGMRMTGAMIGVACVPVFYLLARRFLLPKAAALAALMFASSSFIVHFSRMGTGYNQTVFFTATAMYFFIRAIQEKELRAMIFAGIVSAIGLLSYQATQLLPPLVLASLLLLTLTRIIPLRFALWGLAAYLLALATAAAPLIGNYLNNPYTVYSRADSVSALGKTGRDFLLKRYPPGTPALKIVHDQIELSLFAPISVPDSSPYLVNKLYGGMLDPAHAIFFTAGCLFLFIKIPKPAAVLLLFWTIVNLLAGSALTNNPPSYQRLIGVIPYLILIAAPMAYGAVERLSAALQLSAYGRNVLLVGAASLLLIASAHRYFHQIMAEPQYLEDSTRAARFLHKAGPTAYTYFFGMPYFYFEYGNIRFLAPEAKGENVPNPEEFLTRKISRRGPVIFMLIKANNRYVSRLRQSYPGGRETAHKDVHGSLLFTAYEVNL